GCAGGCGCACCGCCCGCAGCTCGGCCCGGCGGCCGGCCTCCAGCACGAGGCCGGTCGCGGCCGGAAAGAGGAAGAAGTGCTGGTGGGTGTCCAGGTGGTCGGGCTCGAGGCCTGCCTCCCTCACCTGCTCCACCTGGGCCTCCAGCTCTCGGAGCACGGCCCCGGGGTCGGGAAGGCCCTGTCCCAGCGCGCGGCGCAGGCCTGCCTTGCCGGGAAATCCTCCGTCGGGTCCGGTGAGCCCGGGCACGTCCCCCGTCAGGGGTCGGCCCTCGGACAAATTCAGGTGCACTCCCACCGGTAGACGCAGGTCCCTTGCCAGGCGCGCGGCACAGGCAAAGGACGGGCCGTTGGGCAGCAGCGAAGCGCCGGTCACGACCCCCTCGCAGAAGGCACGGGCGATGCCCTCGTCCCGGCGCACCCCGGCCCCAAAATCATCGGCGGTCACGATCAACCCAATCATGGCTGGATGGTAGCACGAATGGGGGCCCGCACCCTCGCCCCAAGGCCTCGCGGAACCGTGGGCCGCGCGCCGGTCCCTGCCGGTGGACGATGGTGTCTACCCCTCGCCGCTCCAAACGCCCTGGCGGAGCTCCCAGAGGAACAACTCCGCCCCTCCGGCCCGCGGCCTCCCGGTCGATGCTCGCAAGACATCGGCTCTCTTCCCATGACGGGTCGGCACCCACAGGGGCTTCTTCTCCCGATCCGGGAGGAGTTCCCGGGGGGTGACGATCGGGAGTTCGGGCTCCCGTGCCACGAATTGTCAAAGCGTCGCATTTCTCCCTTGCTGGGAGGGGTTCAGATGGGTAGGATCACGCGCGT
The DNA window shown above is from Thermodesulfobacteriota bacterium and carries:
- a CDS encoding ChbG/HpnK family deacetylase gives rise to the protein MIGLIVTADDFGAGVRRDEGIARAFCEGVVTGASLLPNGPSFACAARLARDLRLPVGVHLNLSEGRPLTGDVPGLTGPDGGFPGKAGLRRALGQGLPDPGAVLRELEAQVEQVREAGLEPDHLDTHQHFFLFPAATGLVLEAGRRAELRAVRLPRPAEPAREDPPGPLGEELALYRRLAPKAARRVHRSGLAAPKGLWGMPLLDRLTEDSLCRTLGRLPAGCWELMVHPGYAESGNHFSGPPREVELQALVSPAVRELIRRRDIRLACFGDLPCAC